AGAGTAGGTTGCAGCTGGACTTTAGGGAAATAGATCTGGCAGTCGTGTGCAGGATGAATGGAGGAGATGAGAGGATGCCTGGGGGTCTACTGCAATGGActgggcaggagggctggggatGAAAGGAGGGGTCTTCGAGGAGCACAGTTTGGAGAGTTGAGTCGGGCtaggcccagggaggggagaagaagccCTCGACCCAGAGAACAAAGGGGAGCCTGTTTTCCTGACTCCCTGAGCTGGGAGCCTTAAGGGGGAAGCTCTCCCTGTGGGCCTGGTGGTGTCGGGGTCCCCAAGCTGGGGGACCAGGCAGAGAGCAGGAGGCACAGCTGTCTTTTGCTCTGGCAGGAGAACAACACCTTCAATGCCCTCCCGCTCCTGGCTTCCTTGCAGATGGCTGACGTGGTCAAAGGTAAGCCCCTGCCCGGGGTCAGGCTGGCTGCCCAGgttgccacccccaccccacccctaccaaGAGGCTGTTGAGAGGAGTGGGGCAGTGAGGATGGTGAAGGCTGTCCTCTTGGCTGGGGCTGATGGAGCGTGGGTCCTCTTTGTGGGTCCTGTCCATCCTTCTCCCTGGGCCCCTGGTGCCTTTGCCGTCCCATAAGCCCCCCCTGCTTTGGGCAGAACTGAAGAAGGCAGTGGCCCAGCAGCCTAGAGGGCTGAAGACACTGGCCAAAGCGTTTCCAAACTGGGAGGCAGCCTATCGCTGGAGCCAGGCCCTGGAGAAGGTGGAAAACAGTAGCCGCCCCTACCTGAAGGAGGTGCAGAGATACGAGAAATACAGGTGCTCGGGCCCCgcggggttggggtgggaggtgggcatCCCGGGTGGGTAACCCAGCCTCTTGGCTATCGGGCCGATTCCGGCCCCCATCAACGCCTGGTTGTACTAACCCTCTGCCTCCTTTAAGCCAAGATCCCATGTTGCTTGGGCCCTTGTGTCCCCACCTTGGCTGTGTGCCCTTGAGATCTGAGCCTGGGGACCCCATAGGAGCAGGGAGGCTTTAGGACGTGTCCACTCCTACACATCTGAAGCCCCAGCCTTGGGTTTAGTGGCCCCACTCAGCCTCTAGGTACTATGGCAGCCTATCCCTCCCCAGTGACACCCTCACCTTTTCTGTGGCAGGTGGATTGTGGGTTGCGTGCTGTGCTCTGTGGTCCTGCTTGTGGTGGTCTGTAACCTGGTGGGCCTCAACCTGGGCATCTGGGGGCTGTCTGCCCGGGAGGACCCCAGCCACTCAGGAGCCAAGGGCAGAGCTGGAGCCCGAGTCCTCAATGTGTAAGAAGGGCTGCAGAGAGGGGTGGGGTCTCTCTCTCCCACCGGGCACCGGGTGCCTCTATGCCCACAGACAGATCTGTGTGGCTACAGGAGCGAGTCCCCGGCGTCGAGAGATGGGGCTTAACTTCTGGTTCTGGCACCGACTTGGTGGGTGGTCCTGGGCCAGTTGTTAACccatctgggcctcagtgtcctcgtcTGGCAGGTCATGGCTAGCCATGCCAGGTGGCCTTGTTGAGGGCTGAGCTCTGGAGCTGGTCACTTCTATGTGCCCTGGGCCCAGGGCGGGACAGTGCCAGGGTCAGCCAGGGCACTGGCGATTGGGTGGGGATGGAGGCAGACCTGGGGGGCACAGTCTGCATTTCTGACACCTGACCCAGGTGGCAGAGTCCTCCAAGTTTCTCCCCCCAGGGGTCTCTGCCCTGGGGCTGACTGGCTCACACCTGGCCCAAGGTGTGCGTGGAGACAGAGGGCCCCCCTTCTCACCCCGCTTCTCCGCCTTCCCCAGGGGGGTGTGCCTCAGCTGCCTCTTTGCTGCACCCCTCATCCTCCTTGTCTTCTCCACCTTCCTGGTGGGTGGCAACGTGCAGACACTGGTGTGCCGGAGCTGGGAGAGCGGGGAGCTCTACAAGGTGCGTTTGCCCCACCCTGGGGCCCAGAGGAGGTGCAGGGAGATGTGAGCAGGGCAAGAGGGTTAGAAGGAAGTGGGTGCCACAGGggcaagagggagagagggacggGGGAAGGATGGACGTAGCCCAGGAAAGACAGAAAACCACCAATGGGTGAGGAGTGGGAGAGAGCCTGTGAGGCCCCCAGGAGTAGCACCCAGACCTGAGCCCCTCTGTTCTGGTTCCCCAGTGCTTCTGGCAGGTGAGCCCAGATTGTCTGCTGCAGCCCAGGCTGCCCCCATCCCCGAGATTCATGGGAAGGGTCCCTGCTGGGGGTTAGGGCCCAGGGTGCTTTGAGTCGGAGGCGGGTTTGGACTGGAGTACAGGGATGTGGTCTCTGCTGAGCCGGGTAGCACTGCGGGACCCGGCCCTCCTTGCTCCAGGCTCACTTCCCCCTAACCCATCTCCAGTTTGCTGACACCCCAGGGAACTTGCCCCCGTCCATGAACCTGTCCCACCTTCTTGGCCTGAAGAAGAACGTCAGCATTCTCCTGGCCTATCAGTGAGTGGGAAGCCTGGGCGGGGCCCGGGTGTGAGGAGGGGCCGAGGTGGCTGTCCCATCCGGGGACGTCAGCGCCCACCAGCCGTCCCCTGACTGTCTCCGATGCCCATGTTTCCTCCCCAGGCAGTGCAGGAAAGGCGCTGCGCTCTGGAGGGTCCTGCAGCTCAATGACTCCTACGACCTGGAGACGTACCTGGATATGAGCCAGGTAAGAGAGTCTTCCAGAAGGCTGTGGGGGCCCCTCCTGCAGATCCCTCTCCTCTGGCCTTGCTTCTATGGTGGGACCATCTCCTTGCCCGTGAGAAGCAACTGAGGTGCCTCAGGGGCAGAGGCCCCAGGTGCCAGCTCAGGGCCTGGTCCGGGGCCCGAGCCCAGGAGGTTTCTGGGATTCCCAGGTGGATAGGTGAATGCCTGGAGGCTGTGACCAGCTCTGAGCACTGTGCTCAAGTAAATGGGACACAGCGGAGGTGCTGGTGACAGTGAGGGAGAAGCCGCCGGTGTGTGTGTCCTGACGGGGAGAGGCCTTGGCTAGGAGGTGGCAGTCAGGATGGGGTGACAGTGCGAACGATGGTGAAGAAGTTGGGTCCCACGGGGAGAGAGCTCCCCCAGGCCCCTTGCTGAGCTCACACAGCCAGTAGGGGGTGGCGGGATTTGATCCCTTAACCCTGGACTGCGCCAGGACGTGGTGTGTAGAACTGCAGAGGTGGATCCTTGCAGACGAGAGCTCTGGGACACAGAAGAGCTAGTTCACGAGAGGGCGCCTACTTGGATAATGGTGTGcgttccctccttttctctctccatgcCGAAGGGAGACGGGGGAGGTGCCTTGAGTCCCAGGGCCCCTGGGGAGGCCTTCCCAAACGTATCCTGGGAAAAGCCacatctcccctccccacccccagcacgcTGACTCCTGAGTCTCCACCCTCTCTGAGACCCTTCCAACCTCCTCTCCAACCCACCAGCCATTCTCAGCCCACCAGCCGCTTAGCCACGTGGTTCAGATGTCAGTGCCAAGGGCATGCCTTCAACTGTATAACCAGGGCAGTTTGAGTGAGgccccagcttcctcctcctgCAGTGTATCTGAGCAGATGAGAGGCCCATGAAGCAGGCGACATCCGGGTGCTAGGCCATAGACACTGCCCGTGGATGAAGGCTGCCCAGGGAGGGCTGCAGCAGAGCCTGGGCAGAGGGGCTCTGGGCAGAGAGCCATGGCCCCCATGGGGAGGGGTCTCAGCCCCagtcctgggaggggaggggtccAGCTCACACAAAAGTCTGGACAGATGGGGCTTCAGGTTCAGAAGGACTAGGCAGTCCGCAGGGGCCATGTGGCAACATATCAAATGTGATCTTGTGAGCGCTTGTCCCCACAAAATGATAAGGAACTGATGAGGCAAAGATGAGTGTGACGAGGTGTGCTTTCGGGGACACCAGGAGAGCTCTGAGCGTCCCTTTTTAAGCTGTCTTGGAAATGTGattgtgttcattcattcattctcttttccaCACTCAACATTGTCTTGTGCCCACCCCATGTGAGCCTTTGCTCGAGATACCGAGGATTTCGTTCAGAATGGGTGGAGCTGATGGCGATAGACAAGTGCACACATAAATAATGTCACAGCGACAGGCTCTCTGAAGACCTTGACACAGGGCGATATGATAAACACTGGTTTGGGAAGCTGTTTCGTCCTGGGTGGTCAGGAAAAGTCTGTGTTGCTGTCCAGTGGCCAGATAGGTGATGAGGAGGGTTGGGGCTCGGTGGGGTGGGTAGGAGAGAGGGACAAGGGGGAAGCCTGATGGGGGCCTTTCTGGGGCGGGGAGTGCCCAGGTTGAGGGCCCTGGATATCCAGAAGATCTGGGGACGCCTCACCCAGGACAGCAGCTCTGGGGTCCTGGCTCAGTGGCTGGACATGCCCccaccttctcccctccctcccagtaCATGGCCAGCCTGGAGCAGGAGTTACAGAACCTGAAAGTGGACCTGGAGAACGTGGACCTGCTGAGCCCAGCTGGCCACCGGGACCTGCAGGCCCTGCAGAGCAGCGGGCTCGGGGGCCTCCAGTACCCTGGCTTCCTCATCCAGGTCAGCAGGGGTCCCCCAGCCAGACCGCAGCACAACACATGCCCACAGAGGAGCTGGGGGTGCGTCTCACCTTGTCCCGGTCCTCTGTCTTCCCTTGGCTCCCCCACATGTCCCTGGGCCGTGTCCCCAGACTACGTGCCCAGGCCTGTGCTAGTGCCCCCCCATCCTGATGGAGGGGAGTGAATGTGTCCCCATCCCCAGTGTGCTGCTTGGGGAGTCCGAATGGAAAATGTCTGACATATGTCAAACCCTCTGTGGCTGAGGTGTCTCAGTAGACTTATCTGGTGTGCAGTGCTTTTGAAAAGGCTGGGAATTCGGGGCCGGGGAGCCGGGGTTCATTCCCCCGCGGCCTCTCCATCTGCCTGCAGATCCAGAAGCCCGTGGTGAACACCAACATGGAAAAGCTGGCCCATGAGCTTGAAGGACTGGCCCAGACCCAAGTGAGAagggagcagggcaggcaggAGTCAGGGCGAGACCTGCGTGGCAGGAGAGGGTGGGAGTGGTTGGACCGGGTGAGGGGGGATGAGGGCAGCGGCAGGGGATTGAGGGCCCCCACCAGGGAGGCTCGGGGTTCCCCGCGGGGCTGAAGGGCAGGTCGTTCAACATGTCTGGGCCTCGTTCTCTCCATCTGTAAAGACCAGATGAAGTAACTGGTCCAACATCATACAGTCAGATAGGCATTTCTAAGTGCTCATTGCTCATGGGATCCGCGGGGAAAGGCCCCCTAAGGACGGCGTGGGAAAAAAGagcatttttgtatttgtaaatattcagactttgaaacattttttcccaGACATCATACAGACCCCACCTGTGTCAGTAGATGCCACTGCCGCCCAGACAGGTTCTGTGGCTGACTTAGGGGCATCCAGCGAGCTGGCACTGGGCCTAGAACTTGGGCGTAGGCCCCCCAAACCCAGCTCGGGCCCAGGAGGCCTCGGTTTTCCATTTCTGAGCCAGCACTTTGACATCCCTCAGCGTGTCTGCTTGAACTGTTTGATAAGGGATATGCTGGCAAAGGCTGTCCTGTCGTGGGCACGGGGCCATCTGTCTCCTTCCCCTCTCAGGGCAGTTCTGTGCTGGGGAAACAGCTGCAGGAGGAGGCCCATAGGCTCAGAAATCTCTACCAGGAGAAGGTCCTCCCCCAGCAGAGCCTTGTGGTAAGTCAGGAGGCCCAGGGAGAAGGGGCCTGGGGGAGAGGGCACGCAGGCAGGGCACAAGGAGGAGGCCAGCGCCAGCCCTCCTCCTCTCACCGCCCCCATCTCTCCTCTGCAGGCCAAGCTCAACGTCACTGTCAGAGTGCTGGCATCCTCAGCACCAAAGCTCCAGGTGGCGTCTGGGGATGGGAGGGTGGGTGCAGCAGGCGGGCAGCCAAGGGCGGGAGGAAGAAGAGGCCCAGCTGGCTTGGGACCTCATCTGCTCTGCCCAGTCACAGCGGAGGTGGAGGGCTGCAGTGGGAAGAATTCGGGGTGGGTGGGCAGGTTTTTGAGGACTACCGTTTTGGGCCTCTGTGTCCTTATGGCCAAACTCAATACTTGTGTGTTGTATGTTGAATTAGCAAATGAGTGGCTGTTCCCTGATTGAGCAGGtctcctctcccacagctggAGACCTCACGTGTCATGGACAGGGTCACTCATCTAAAAGGAGAGCTGCCTGCCTGGGCCACCCGTATCCTGAGGAATGTGAGTCGGGGTGGAGGGGCTGCTTCAGGGCCAGAGGTGGGTAGAAAGGCTGAGGTGAGGGCTAAGGCGAAGGCTCACCCCCAGGCCTCTCTGCCAGCGTTGTCCCCTCAGTGGGGCCCCCAGGAGAGCCAGCTCAGCCTGTCCTGATGGTGCCAGGCACAAGGGGTGGGGTGCTGGTTCCTGAGCCTCCTGCCATTCCAGGGCTCCCCTCTTTCCTGCAGGAAAGTGAGTGCTTCCTGACCCGGGAGATGGGCTACTTCTCCCAGTACACGGCCTGGGTGAGAGAGGAGGTGAGTGGGGTGCACACCCCCTCCTGGCCTCAGAGCCACGACTCGTCAGTCACTCCCTGCGGAGCCAGCCATTCACCCTGCTCTGCTCCTTTCCCCGCTGGGGATGCCCTGGGCCTTCAGGATGGAGCCCAGACTCCCAAACCTGGCGGCCACACCCCTGCTCACTGGCTGGGCTCTGCCCACCCACCCTCGAGCAGCGCTTCTCGGAGGCCTGAGTGTGAGTGGTGCCAGCCGTGACTCCAGGACGTGCTGTCCACACCTCACCCCCATGCCCGTCTTGTGCTGGCCCCTTGCCCAGACTATCTGAGGGCAACCCAGCCCCCAAGCCTACCTGCTCCTGTCGGTGCTCGCTGACCCCAGCCTCTGGGTGTCACACGAAGCTGGTGGGGACTTTGCTTAAccctgagtgtgtgtgcatgcctgtgtgaGTGCGTGCACACGTGtttgcacatgcacacacacatgttgCCTCTCAGTGAGTGTGACTGAAAGCACAGTGTCGGGCACATAGGAGGGGCTTAATACAGCCTGGTGCAGGGAACAGAAAGGGCAGGAGCTGAGCCTATCGGTGTGTCCTCACGTCTCTGTGTTCCTGCACGCATGTGTCTGTACAGCTGTGGCCCTGGGCCTATGTGTGTCCCCGTCAACCTCTGTGTCTGCCCATGGGGTAAGCACTTGTGGGCCTGGGTGTACTTGCCTCATGTTGATGCCACAGGTGACTCAGCACATCGCTACCTGCCAGCCCCTCTCCGGAGCCCTGGACAACAGCCGTGTGATCCTGTGTGACATGATGGCTGACCCTTGGGTGAGTCCCCCCAGCTCATCTGGGCTCCTGGGTGGTGCTTGTGAGCAGGGCGTGAGGTGAGGCGAGGTGAGGCAAGACAGAGCCCTTGCCGCCAGGCCCGCTCTCCAgccctcccctcagccctgagAACACCTCCCCAGGCCCCTCATGACTCAGTGGGGTGCTGGGGTGCAGAGCGGCGGGGAGGCAGTCGCTGCCCAGCCCCGGTCAGCGAACCCCCACCCTGTCCCAGAATGCCTTCTGGTTCTGCCTGGGGTGGTGCGCCTTCTTCCTGCTCCCCAGTGTCATCTTCGCTATCAAGACTTCCAAATACTGCCATCCCATCTGGAAACGCCTCAGGTGAGGGGACTGCCAGGACCGTGGGGGCAGCAGGGACCCAGGAAGGCGTCCTCCCAGCCACCGAGCCCCAGACCCTGCCATACCCCTCCAGAGATGCCCCAGCCCAGGGAAGCTCGTGCTGGCCCTGAGGAGTCCCAGGGCCACAGAGGTCCTCCGTGTCGTGCCCCATATCTGCCAGGGCCCTGTCGCCCTCAGAGAGCCTCTGAGGCAGGAAGATCGGGTCTCCGGGCTTGTCCCTTTGTGGGGCTGAGGGTCTGTGCTGGGGCCACTCATGCTCTTTCTGTGACACCACAGCTCCAGCAGCTCTGAGGAGACGCAGCTCTTCCACATTCCCCGGGTCACCTCCCTGAAGCTGTAGGACCCCCGTAGGTGAGTCCCCCCCTTAATTCCTTGGTGCCAGGGGTGGGGGCGTGAGGAGGAAAGGATGGGGCTGGATCTGGGGTCTCTAGGGCCCAGGAGAGCAGGAAGGTTGGGGGACTTGGTGGGGTCTCGGTGTTGGGTCTGGTCCATCCAGCAGCAGGACCAACAGGCCCAGCTctgctgcctctccctctcccttaccTGTCTCGTTCTGAATCCATAACAGGGTTTTCTAGCTGCAAGCTGATGCCCAGGGCTGCCCACCTTCCCCTTTGACTTGGCCCAGACCAGAGGATTTCTCTTGCCCCCTGAGCCCAGGCTGGTGTCCCCCAATTCCAGCTTCCTGAGCCCACCCCATCCCCTGTATGCACCTGACCCCCTTCTTTCATTCTCAAAAACACACATAATTATTGCCGAGCTCTACAGCCAACCCCGGTGTCTGAACCCTCTCCTCCTCACTGTAATGTGTCAGCACCAGGAAGACGCTGTTCTCCACCTGTTGGAACCCCTTCCTCAGCTCCTTGGGAGGGCGGGCCCTGCCCACCCCGCTCTGTCACCGCCCGCCCCTCCACCTGCACGTGCCCGCCCTCTCCTCTCCAGTGTCCTTACCCCCATCCTCACCTGCCCTCCCCATTTGCCCCAGCTTCACTCCGCCCCCTCCTCCCCTTGTCCTTCTATTATCTTATCTCACTACCTGCTGGACCCCCGGGACCCCTCCTGCCTGACCAAACTAATCAGGTAAAGCCACCAAGCAGGCAAGGGGCCACCACTGCCTCCACCGGGACCCTCCACAGACCCCAGCCTGGATTGCCTGGCTCCCTAGCCGGTCTGAAGGCTGAGCCCCTTGCCTGCACCCTGTGTTGGAAACAGCGCTGCTGTCCCTCAGCTCCTCTCTGAGCACTGGGTCCCTGGGAAGGGACCTGGGATCTGGGCTGGAGGGGGCCTCCCCTTTGCTCCCCAGAAGGAAGCCCCACCCAGAGAGACCTGGTGGCCACACAGGCTTTGCTCTGCGGCCCTTACTCCTTCTCCTGTGCGTGTGGCCTGGGTTGTCCCTGGTCCATCCCTATGCCCTCTCTGCATGCTGGACCCTGAGTTCCAGAagtgggaagaagaggagagagaggaggagatggACAGGCCCTCCCATCCATTGTAGTGCTGTCACTACCTATGCCTTGGCCCTGGTCCTGAACACTAAGTCTCCCAGCTTAGGGCCCTGTATACAGTCAGTGTTTAATGAGTGTTTGTGGAAAGGAGAACCCAAGGCCTCCTCTGGCCACAGGCATCCAGGGATTCCCCCAGAAATTAGCAAGTGGGGAGAGGCCAATCCAGGAGCGGCAGACCTGGGCCTGCGTGCCCACTCTAATGCCTGTTGGGGGCACCTCGAACGTGTTATGTGgcctctggtcctcagtttctccatttataaaatagagaagagTCATAGCCTCCTCACAGGGCTGTGAAAAACGTGACAATGCGTGGAAAGCCCTTGGCCGGGGCCTGGCGCAGAACACATGCTCAAATGCTGCTACTTCCTGCCATGACTGCTCTGGGCCGGGGGCCGAGGGCCCGGGGCCTGTACAAGGGGCTTTCAGATCGTGGTGTGCTGAGTTTTGGGAGTGTCTGTGTTTAATTGCTTCTTACAAACCAGCTGCTAGGTTTTGCTGCTAGGAATAGGATGGCGCATACATGCCATACTGTCACTGTTGCAGACACACGCTTGCACCGGCGTCcctgaatgtaccacagttgcCTTTCTGGCTCTGCCCAGAGATACTCTTCTCATTTCTCATCTCTTGCCCCATGCAGGGAAACTATCGCATCCTGTGTTTTAAGAATGAAATTGAtgggaaatgattaaaaaatcattttcagctCTCTATCAGAACTGCCTCTTATCTTTGATGTATTTCAGCATATGAAGCATAGTTACTTTAGTAACTCCTACCTCAGAGCCTCCATGAGTCTGTTTCCAGTGTCTGTTGTTTCTGTTGGTTTGGTTTTGTGAGATTTTTGATTGAGTCCCACACATTATATCCGACACCTGTAGAAATACTTGGAGctgtaaaatgaagttatttcCCCCCATGAGGGTCATGTTGACACCTGGCACGTGGCTTGGGATATAGCAGACCAGGATGGCTTTCCCCTACTTTGTGGGGCTGAGACAACTTGCAGTCCCTCAGAAGGCTGACCTGCTTCCACTTCATCTGTATTCTGGGGGCCAAGCCTTCGGGGCTCCCAACCCCCAAACAAGAAAGGTTTGCAGGCACCCCTCCTCTTGGTTGGCCTAGTTTTTACATCCTTAGCCCCAGAAGCTGTTGACACCTCTGCTCAGCAGTTTGTATCTTCTGGGACCAGTGGGACCCTGGGAAGAATCGCCCCACAAGCCAGGCACACGTCTCTGGGTTCCTTCCCCCAGCCTTGGCCCTGTGATTCCTCACTGGCTTGTTTGCTCCCCAGGGCCCCCAAGCAGATATACT
This DNA window, taken from Rhinolophus ferrumequinum isolate MPI-CBG mRhiFer1 chromosome 13 unlocalized genomic scaffold, mRhiFer1_v1.p Super_scaffold_3, whole genome shotgun sequence, encodes the following:
- the PROM2 gene encoding prominin-2 isoform X1; this encodes MARAPGLLAPLLGLGLGLMLALSLPGSWAADCGSLGPAAHLTFAPAARSRWLAPRVRAPGPLDHLYGTVRSFLSAVQLNPFPTELVRALLNEPASVKVDEVVRYEAGYVVCAVIAGLYLLVVPTAGLCFWCCRDHRRCRGPAKMEHKELACERGTFMTFLLLTTLVLLIGVVCAFVTNQRVHEQTGPSAEAVPQMLLSLRHLVSDVPQELQAVAQQFSLPQKHVLKDLDDIATNLGSTIHTQLRSTVYDTLASLRSLGQALQVSVDHLRALNTTLLELQDRQQDLERAVSVCRERLHDLLQEPGCRGCAESLRQAGDLELGADFSQVTHVDDVLHRLKGVPEANFSSMVQEENNTFNALPLLASLQMADVVKELKKAVAQQPRGLKTLAKAFPNWEAAYRWSQALEKVENSSRPYLKEVQRYEKYRWIVGCVLCSVVLLVVVCNLVGLNLGIWGLSAREDPSHSGAKGRAGARVLNVGVCLSCLFAAPLILLVFSTFLVGGNVQTLVCRSWESGELYKFADTPGNLPPSMNLSHLLGLKKNVSILLAYQQCRKGAALWRVLQLNDSYDLETYLDMSQYMASLEQELQNLKVDLENVDLLSPAGHRDLQALQSSGLGGLQYPGFLIQIQKPVVNTNMEKLAHELEGLAQTQGSSVLGKQLQEEAHRLRNLYQEKVLPQQSLVAKLNVTVRVLASSAPKLQVASGDGRLETSRVMDRVTHLKGELPAWATRILRNESECFLTREMGYFSQYTAWVREEVTQHIATCQPLSGALDNSRVILCDMMADPWNAFWFCLGWCAFFLLPSVIFAIKTSKYCHPIWKRLSSSSSEETQLFHIPRVTSLKL
- the PROM2 gene encoding prominin-2 isoform X2; translated protein: MARAPGLLAPLLGLGLGLMLALSLPGSWAADCGSLGPAAHLTFAPAARSRWLAPRVRAPGPLDHLYGTVRSFLSAVQLNPFPTELVRALLNEPASVKVDEVVRYEAGYVVCAVIAGLYLLVVPTAGLCFWCCRDHRRCRGPAKMEHKELACERGTFMTFLLLTTLVLLIGVVCAFVTNQRVHEQTGPSAEAVPQMLLSLRHLVSDVPQELQAVAQQFSLPQKHVLKDLDDIATNLGSTIHTQLRSTVYDTLASLRSLGQALQVSVDHLRALNTTLLELQDRQQDLERAVSVCRERLHDLLQEPGCRGCAESLRQAGDLELGADFSQVTHVDDVLHRLKGVPEANFSSMVQEENNTFNALPLLASLQMADVVKELKKAVAQQPRGLKTLAKAFPNWEAAYRWSQALEKVENSSRPYLKEVQRYEKYRWIVGCVLCSVVLLVVVCNLVGLNLGIWGLSAREDPSHSGAKGRAGARVLNVGVCLSCLFAAPLILLVFSTFLVGGNVQTLVCRSWESGELYKFADTPGNLPPSMNLSHLLGLKKNVSILLAYQQCRKGAALWRVLQLNDSYDLETYLDMSQYMASLEQELQNLKVDLENVDLLSPAGHRDLQALQSSGLGGLQYPGFLIQIQKPVVNTNMEKLAHELEGLAQTQGSSVLGKQLQEEAHRLRNLYQEKVLPQQSLVAKLNVTVRVLASSAPKLQLETSRVMDRVTHLKGELPAWATRILRNESECFLTREMGYFSQYTAWVREEVTQHIATCQPLSGALDNSRVILCDMMADPWNAFWFCLGWCAFFLLPSVIFAIKTSKYCHPIWKRLSSSSSEETQLFHIPRVTSLKL